AATGAGAAAGTCTTTATCTCACGCAGAAATCACGAGGGAATCGTTCGATAGGTTGGCGGGCATCGGGGGTGCCCAGCTCCTGAGGACAGGAGCACTTTCCACATCTTTGCGTCAGCCCGGTGGAACCGCGCTTGCCGCCGCACCTGTGTCATATCGGAGCGGGCAACGTGAGCATGGACGGTATAAACGCGACGTCAGAACAGTTCTTTGAGGCACTGCTGGATGGCGATCGGGCCCAGGCCCGTCGATTTCTGGCCCAGTCGCTCGCAAATGTGCGCGAGCCACAGGACCTCGTTCCTTCCCTCTTCTGGCCGGTATACCAGAGGATTGAATCACTCTTCCGGCTTGACCAGATAACCAAGCTTCAGCATCATGCCGCAACTCGGCTGCTGCGAGTCATGGTCGATCAGGCATCTGCCAACTTCCTCCGCTGTGATCCGAATGGCCAGCAGGTACTCGCCTTCTGCGGCCCCGAAGATGCGGACGAACTCGGCGCCCAGATGGCAGTCGATATGATGGAAGCTGCAGGATTTACCATCCGATTCGCTGGAAGCGGTATCGCGATTGACGAGATACTGGCCCAAGTGCAATCAACAAAGCCTGATCTGCTGGTCCTATTCGCATCCGCACCAGGCGACCTCCCTCATACACGGGAGTTAATCGACACAATCCATGAGATCGGCGCGTGCCCGAATCTGCGAATCGTGGTTGGGGGCGGTGTGTACAACCGCGCTGAGGGACTCGCTGAGGAGATCGGAGCCGATGGCATGGCCGAGGACCCGATTGAGTTGGTGGAACTCCTGTGCATGGGTGTGCCACAAGCCGACCGAAGC
Above is a genomic segment from Phycisphaeraceae bacterium containing:
- a CDS encoding cobalamin B12-binding domain-containing protein; its protein translation is MDGINATSEQFFEALLDGDRAQARRFLAQSLANVREPQDLVPSLFWPVYQRIESLFRLDQITKLQHHAATRLLRVMVDQASANFLRCDPNGQQVLAFCGPEDADELGAQMAVDMMEAAGFTIRFAGSGIAIDEILAQVQSTKPDLLVLFASAPGDLPHTRELIDTIHEIGACPNLRIVVGGGVYNRAEGLAEEIGADGMAEDPIELVELLCMGVPQADRSDRAPRRTVRKAA